The following are from one region of the Silene latifolia isolate original U9 population chromosome 9, ASM4854445v1, whole genome shotgun sequence genome:
- the LOC141602545 gene encoding scopoletin glucosyltransferase-like has protein sequence MGAELHVVLFPFLAQGHMIPALDIARLLAARNVKATIITTPVYASMFTKAIETGRKVGNSYIDLEIFSFPAKEAEIAVKQPGENQLFFLANQLLQEQLEQYLDRVRPDCLVADMFFPWATESSAKFNVPRLVFHGTSYFSLCTQEVVQVYKPYENVSSDDETFSLPLIPHEIKLTRSQMPADLMGDKDNPRQNRMEMIKKSELESYGVIVNSFYELEPDYAEFYRKELGRKAWHVGPVSLCNRSVEEKAQRGKKASIDEHNCLNWLNSKSPASVVYICFGSSAPSFAPQLHEIATALENSGKNFIWVVRNGDDKGKNDDEWLPSGFEQRTEGRGLIIRGWAPQVLILEHAALGAFVTHCGWNSTLEGISAGMPMVTWPMFAEQFYNEKLVTDILKIGVSVGVKKWNGKPSVEELISREVIEAALREITEGDAAEEMRQRAKQLKDKAWKAVAEGGSSYSDLSALIDELRSYHTR, from the coding sequence ATGGGTGCTGAACTTCACGTAGTTCTGTTCCCCTTCCTGGCGCAAGGCCACATGATCCCAGCCCTCGACATTGCTAGGCTTTTGGCAGCTCGCAATGTCAAGGCCACCATTATCACCACCCCTGTCTACGCCTCCATGTTTACCAAGGCGATTGAGACTGGTCGTAAAGTTGGAAATTCATATATCGACTTGGAGATTTTTAGTTTTCCGGCCAAAGAAGCTGAAATCGCAGTGAAGCAGCCAGGAGAGAATCAACTGTTCTTCCTGGCTAACCAGCTTCTCCAAGAGCAGCTGGAGCAGTACTTGGATAGGGTCCGACCCGATTGCCTCGTAGCGGATATGTTCTTTCCATGGGCCACTGAGTCTTCAGCCAAGTTCAATGTCCCTAGGCTTGTCTTCCATGGAACTAGCTATTTTTCGCTATGCACGCAGGAAGTTGTTCAGGTATACAAGCCTTATGAGAACGTCTCATCTGACGACGAGACGTTCAGTCTTCCCCTCATTCCCCATGAGATCAAATTGACTCGCTCTCAAATGCCGGCCGACTTAATGGGAGACAAGGACAACCCAAGGCAGAATAGAATGGAAATGATCAAGAAATCAGAACTGGAGAGTTATGGTGTGATTGTCAACAGCTTTTACGAGCTAGAACCCGATTATGCTGAGTTTTACAGGAAGGAATTAGGAAGAAAGGCGTGGCATGTGGGGCCGGTTTCTTTGTGCAATAGGAGCGTCGAGGAGAAGGCTCAGAGAGGGAAAAAGGCTTCAATCGACGAGCACAACTGCTTGAATTGGCTCAACTCAAAGAGTCCTGCTTCTGTAGTATACATTTGCTTTGGGAGCTCAGCTCCCTCGTTTGCTCCACAATTGCACGAGATAGCAACGGCTCTAGAAAATTCCGGAAAGAACTTCATCTGGGTGGTGCGAAATGGAGACGataaagggaagaatgatgacgAATGGTTGCCATCAGGATTCGAGCAGAGGACAGAAGGGAGAGGTTTGATAATAAGAGGATGGGCCCCGCAAGTACTAATACTGGAACACGCGGCATTAGGAGcatttgtgactcattgtggatGGAACTCGACATTAGAAGGGATCTCTGCCGGCATGCCAATGGTGACATGGCCGATGTTTGCTGAGCAGTTTTACAATGAAAAACTGGTGACTGATATTCTGAAGATTGGAGTATCCGTTGGAGTGAAGAAATGGAATGGAAAGCCTTCAGTAGAAGAACTTATAAGCCGGGAGGTTATAGAGGCAGCATTGAGAGAGATAACCGAAGGAGATGCAGCCGAAGAGATGAGACAACGAGCGAAACAGTTGAAGGATAAGGCGTGGAAGGCAGTGGCGGAAGGTGGCTCATCTTACTCTGACTTGAGTGCATTGATTGATGAGTTGAGGAGCTACCACACTCGTTAG